A portion of the Blastochloris tepida genome contains these proteins:
- a CDS encoding ABC transporter ATP-binding protein — protein MKAPRTGTRKLPPGGFSAIFRRVWEILEPWQRRRALGVSVLITLTALVETLSVVSIVPFISLVANPAALTKGGLLGTAYAMSGVTSERSFLLLVGFAVLAVLVLGNAFRTFTAWRIALFTNLVGHELSLRLVSAYLSQPYAFFLTRHSAEFAKSILDEVSQVTNRIIQPAMLVLSRLVVTVFIGAVLVMADPLVALLVVVVLGGAYSLIFLALRGVIARSGQVRYEANQLRYHVVSEGFAGIKEIKMLGLESVYAARFAGPSERFARTQAGNQIISLAPRHSLEAIAFGGVLGLVLYLLDTRQSLENALPVVALFAFAGYRILPGLQEIYASLTTIRFAAPTIEALHRDLTTMRPPAKPVEAAAPLPLTRAIRFETVTFAYPNAERPALREVELEIPRGARVGVVGPTGSGKSTLIDLLLGLIVPSEGRILADDCPLDGDETLRRWRAGIGYVPQHIFIADETVAANIAFGRPHQAIDRAAVERAARAAQLHDFIVNELPGGYDARVGERGVRLSGGQRQRLGIARALYGDPAILVLDEATSALDSATEDAVMAAIDALDRDRTIIMIAHRLRTVERCDMRVEIKKGVLSVSQQPVG, from the coding sequence ATGAAGGCGCCCCGCACAGGCACGCGCAAGCTGCCGCCGGGCGGCTTTTCGGCCATCTTCCGCCGCGTTTGGGAGATTCTCGAACCCTGGCAGCGCCGGCGCGCGCTCGGCGTGTCGGTGCTCATCACCCTGACGGCGCTGGTCGAGACGCTGTCGGTCGTCTCGATCGTGCCGTTCATCTCGCTGGTCGCCAACCCGGCGGCGCTGACCAAGGGCGGGCTCTTGGGCACCGCCTATGCGATGTCCGGCGTGACGAGCGAGCGCAGCTTCCTGCTCCTGGTCGGCTTCGCGGTGCTGGCGGTCCTGGTGCTGGGCAACGCCTTCAGGACCTTCACCGCGTGGCGGATCGCGCTGTTCACCAATCTTGTCGGCCACGAGCTGTCTTTGCGGCTGGTCAGCGCCTATCTGTCCCAGCCCTACGCCTTCTTTCTCACCCGCCACTCGGCCGAGTTCGCGAAAAGCATTCTCGACGAGGTGTCCCAGGTCACCAACCGCATCATCCAGCCCGCCATGCTGGTGCTGTCGCGGCTGGTGGTGACGGTGTTCATCGGCGCCGTGCTGGTGATGGCGGACCCGCTGGTCGCGCTCCTGGTCGTCGTCGTGCTGGGCGGCGCGTATTCGCTCATCTTCCTCGCGCTGCGCGGCGTCATCGCCCGCAGCGGCCAGGTGCGCTACGAGGCCAACCAGCTCCGCTACCACGTGGTCTCGGAAGGCTTCGCCGGCATCAAGGAGATCAAGATGCTCGGCCTGGAGAGCGTCTACGCCGCGCGCTTCGCCGGCCCGTCCGAACGCTTCGCCCGCACCCAGGCCGGCAACCAGATCATTTCGCTGGCGCCGCGCCACAGCCTGGAGGCCATCGCCTTCGGCGGCGTGCTCGGCCTCGTGCTCTATCTGCTCGACACCCGCCAGTCGCTGGAGAATGCGCTGCCGGTGGTGGCGCTGTTCGCCTTCGCCGGCTACCGCATCCTGCCCGGCCTGCAGGAGATCTATGCCAGCCTGACCACCATCCGCTTCGCCGCGCCGACCATCGAGGCGCTGCACCGCGACCTGACGACGATGCGCCCGCCGGCCAAGCCGGTGGAGGCCGCCGCCCCGCTGCCGCTGACCCGGGCGATCCGCTTCGAGACGGTCACCTTCGCCTATCCCAATGCCGAGCGGCCGGCGCTGCGCGAGGTCGAGCTCGAGATCCCGCGCGGCGCGCGGGTGGGCGTGGTCGGCCCCACCGGATCGGGCAAGAGCACGCTGATCGACCTGCTGCTCGGCCTGATCGTGCCAAGCGAGGGCCGCATCCTCGCCGACGACTGCCCGCTCGACGGCGACGAGACGCTGCGCCGCTGGCGCGCCGGCATCGGCTACGTGCCCCAGCACATCTTCATCGCCGACGAGACGGTGGCCGCCAACATCGCCTTCGGCCGCCCGCATCAGGCGATCGACCGCGCGGCGGTGGAGCGCGCCGCCCGCGCCGCGCAACTGCACGACTTCATCGTCAACGAGCTGCCCGGCGGCTACGACGCCCGCGTCGGCGAGCGCGGCGTCAGGCTGTCCGGCGGCCAGCGCCAGCGCCTCGGCATCGCCCGCGCGCTCTATGGCGATCCGGCCATCCTCGTCCTCGACGAGGCGACGAGCGCACTCGACTCCGCCACCGAGGACGCGGTGATGGCGGCGATCGACGCGCTCGACCGCGACCGCACCATCATCATGATCGCCCACCGCCTGCGCACCGTGGAGCGCTGCGACATGCGGGTGGAGATCAAGAAGGGCGTGCTGTCGGTCAGCCAACAGCCCGTTGGCTGA
- the pseB gene encoding UDP-N-acetylglucosamine 4,6-dehydratase (inverting), translated as MTSISLRRFALSGGDLADRSVLVTGGTGSFGKAFVRHLLATMPPRRLVVFSRDEQKQWEMEQAIRETGIDPDRRMRFFIGDVRDQSRLELAMRGVDTVVHAAALKIVPTAEYNPFECILTNVHGAENVVKAALRTGVSRVVALSTDKAANPINLYGASKLAADKIIVAANNLSGTNGCRFSVVRYGNVVGSRGSVIPYFQRLIREGADSLPITDPRMTRFWITLEQGVDFVVSSLAMMTGSEIFVPKIPSMKMVDLATALAPGLPHRIVGIRPGEKLHEVMITEDDARATVELEDRYIILPGDDRRLTEGTLARVADGFRYSSDQNAEWLDAAGLHAMLAA; from the coding sequence GTGACCTCCATTTCCCTGCGCCGTTTCGCCCTGTCCGGCGGCGATCTCGCCGACCGGTCCGTTCTCGTCACCGGAGGCACGGGCTCCTTCGGCAAGGCGTTCGTGCGCCACCTGCTCGCGACGATGCCGCCGCGCCGCCTCGTCGTGTTCTCGCGCGACGAGCAGAAGCAGTGGGAGATGGAACAGGCGATCCGCGAGACCGGCATCGACCCCGACCGGCGGATGCGCTTCTTCATCGGCGACGTGCGCGACCAGAGCCGGCTGGAGCTCGCCATGCGCGGGGTGGACACCGTCGTGCATGCCGCAGCACTCAAGATCGTGCCGACCGCCGAGTACAACCCCTTCGAGTGCATTCTCACCAATGTGCATGGCGCCGAGAACGTGGTGAAGGCGGCGCTGCGCACCGGCGTTTCGCGCGTGGTGGCGCTCTCCACCGACAAGGCCGCCAACCCGATCAATCTCTACGGCGCCTCCAAGCTCGCCGCCGACAAGATCATCGTCGCCGCCAACAATCTCTCCGGCACCAATGGCTGCCGCTTCTCGGTGGTGCGCTACGGCAATGTCGTCGGCTCGCGCGGCTCGGTCATCCCCTATTTCCAGCGGCTGATCCGCGAGGGGGCGGACAGCCTGCCGATCACCGACCCGCGCATGACGCGGTTCTGGATCACGCTCGAGCAGGGCGTCGATTTCGTCGTCTCCTCGCTCGCCATGATGACCGGCTCGGAGATCTTCGTGCCGAAGATCCCGTCGATGAAGATGGTCGATCTCGCCACCGCGCTGGCGCCCGGCCTGCCGCACCGCATCGTCGGCATCCGGCCCGGCGAGAAGCTGCACGAGGTGATGATCACCGAGGACGACGCCCGCGCCACGGTGGAGCTCGAAGACCGCTACATCATCCTGCCGGGCGACGACCGCCGGCTGACGGAGGGCACGCTGGCGCGGGTCGCCGACGGCTTCCGCTACTCGTCGGACCAGAACGCGGAATGGCTGGACGCCGCCGGCCTGCACGCCATGCTGGCCGCCTGA
- a CDS encoding LysR family transcriptional regulator, which translates to MYPQRERRVPKEEHGGSGAGAPAAFDWEAIRVFLEVARRGSFRAAAEVLGVSVNVLRRRIGDLEGALDIVLLTRHVDGVRATEEGKRILAAAQRMEQASFGVLREREQIDPSITGEVRLAITEGLGAFWIVPRLVEFQRHNPGLLVDISCAMKSADVLRMEADVAIQLTRPTAKDLKVVKIGRLHVMPFAAPAYLERHGTPTTFGDLLKHRIVLQLADQVADFADYDRIFPGIPQPGFVAIRSNVSSTHYWAIARGAGLGLLPTYAQAIGARVVPVDLPLRMQCDICLTYHPDAAKIARVRRLIDWMIAAFDPERFPWFRDDFIHPRDFPADLAGAPVASLFEGFAGMGGGVGGVPDGAPSGDPFGL; encoded by the coding sequence ATGTATCCGCAGCGTGAACGGCGTGTGCCGAAGGAGGAACACGGCGGCTCCGGCGCAGGCGCGCCGGCCGCCTTCGACTGGGAGGCGATCCGGGTGTTCCTGGAGGTCGCGCGCCGCGGCAGCTTCCGCGCCGCCGCCGAGGTGCTGGGCGTGTCGGTGAACGTCCTGCGCCGCCGCATCGGCGACCTGGAGGGCGCCCTCGACATCGTGCTGCTGACCCGCCACGTCGATGGCGTGCGCGCCACCGAGGAGGGCAAGCGCATCCTCGCCGCCGCCCAGCGCATGGAGCAGGCCTCGTTCGGCGTGCTGCGCGAGCGCGAGCAGATCGACCCGTCGATCACCGGCGAGGTGCGGCTTGCGATCACCGAGGGGCTCGGCGCCTTCTGGATCGTGCCGCGGCTGGTCGAGTTCCAGCGCCACAATCCCGGCCTCTTGGTGGATATCTCCTGCGCCATGAAGTCGGCCGACGTGCTGCGAATGGAGGCCGACGTCGCCATCCAGCTCACCCGCCCCACCGCCAAGGACCTGAAGGTGGTGAAGATCGGCCGCCTGCACGTGATGCCGTTCGCCGCCCCCGCCTATCTCGAGCGCCACGGCACGCCGACCACCTTCGGGGATCTGCTGAAGCACAGGATCGTGCTGCAGCTTGCCGATCAGGTCGCCGATTTCGCCGACTACGACCGCATCTTCCCGGGCATTCCCCAGCCGGGCTTCGTCGCCATCCGCTCCAATGTCAGCAGCACCCATTACTGGGCGATCGCCCGCGGCGCCGGCCTGGGCCTGCTGCCGACCTACGCCCAGGCGATCGGCGCGCGGGTGGTGCCGGTCGACCTGCCGCTGCGCATGCAGTGCGACATCTGCCTGACCTACCACCCCGACGCCGCCAAGATCGCGCGCGTGCGCCGGCTGATCGACTGGATGATCGCCGCCTTCGACCCCGAGCGATTTCCCTGGTTCCGCGACGACTTCATCCATCCGCGCGACTTCCCCGCCGACCTCGCCGGGGCGCCGGTGGCGAGCCTGTTCGAGGGCTTTGCCGGGATGGGTGGTGGTGTGGGCGGCGTGCCGGATGGGGCTCCGTCCGGCGACCCGTTCGGCCTGTAG
- the pseI gene encoding pseudaminic acid synthase, which yields MTQPFAICGRAIGPGHAPYVIAEMSGNHNGDLGRALALIEAAHRAGADAVKLQTYTADTLTIDHDGPGFRIEGGLWGGSTLYDLYTEAHTPWDWHPALFARARELGIACFSTPFDETAVGFLESLDAPAYKIASFEAVDLALIACVARTGKPTILSTGMASPAEIAEAVETFRANGGGPLVLLHCISAYPAPAEQANLRRMPRLGADHGCAFGLSDHTLGDETAIAAVALGASVIEKHVTLARADGGPDAAFSLEPHELERLCRSVRTAHLALGSGTPARAEAEAASLVFRRSIYVVADIAAGEPFTPANVRVIRPGFGLPPRELPRVLGARAARALARGTPLAENDLAPA from the coding sequence ATGACCCAGCCCTTCGCCATTTGCGGCCGCGCCATCGGCCCCGGCCACGCCCCCTATGTGATCGCCGAGATGTCCGGCAACCACAATGGCGACCTCGGCCGGGCGCTGGCGCTGATCGAGGCCGCCCACCGCGCCGGGGCGGATGCGGTGAAGCTGCAGACCTACACCGCTGACACGCTCACCATCGACCATGACGGCCCGGGTTTCCGGATCGAGGGCGGGCTGTGGGGCGGCTCCACGCTCTATGACCTCTACACCGAGGCCCACACGCCCTGGGATTGGCACCCGGCGCTGTTCGCGCGCGCCCGCGAGCTTGGCATCGCCTGCTTCTCGACGCCGTTCGACGAGACCGCCGTCGGCTTCCTCGAAAGCCTCGATGCGCCGGCCTACAAGATCGCCTCGTTCGAAGCGGTCGATCTGGCGCTGATCGCCTGCGTCGCCCGCACCGGCAAGCCGACCATTCTCTCCACCGGCATGGCCTCGCCGGCCGAGATCGCCGAGGCGGTGGAGACCTTCCGCGCCAATGGCGGCGGACCACTGGTGCTGCTCCACTGCATCAGCGCCTACCCTGCGCCGGCCGAGCAGGCCAATCTGCGCCGCATGCCGCGTCTCGGCGCCGACCATGGCTGCGCTTTCGGCCTCTCCGACCACACGCTGGGCGACGAGACGGCGATCGCCGCGGTGGCGCTGGGCGCCAGCGTGATCGAGAAGCACGTGACGCTGGCGCGCGCCGATGGCGGCCCCGACGCCGCCTTCTCGCTGGAGCCGCACGAGCTGGAGCGCCTGTGCAGGAGCGTGCGGACGGCCCATCTCGCGCTGGGCTCCGGCACGCCCGCGCGCGCCGAGGCCGAGGCCGCGAGCCTGGTGTTCCGCCGCTCGATCTATGTGGTGGCCGACATCGCCGCGGGCGAGCCGTTCACGCCGGCCAATGTGCGGGTGATCCGGCCCGGCTTCGGCCTTCCGCCGCGCGAGCTGCCCCGCGTGCTCGGTGCCCGCGCGGCGCGCGCGCTCGCCCGCGGCACGCCGCTCGCAGAAAACGATCTGGCGCCCGCCTGA
- the pseG gene encoding UDP-2,4-diacetamido-2,4,6-trideoxy-beta-L-altropyranose hydrolase: MAVAHTVLIRCDASPALGGGHAMRCLALADAFAEHGAACSFATNPEAAALVPGLARHRHHVIACDAPDEAEALARLHPGGVDLLVVDHYRRDAAFERACRRFARAILAIDDLADRPHDCDWLVDPTLGRTEASYRPLVPATATLLLGPDHALLRPAFAAARAASLARRNDATPARRILLSFGASDPTGTAARLLDPLLAALPGTMFDVVAGGHISDALARAAATAPERVRLIERIDDMASLMAEADLAVGAAGGMSWERCALGLPAAMVITADNQRAIASALEQAGAVLLLGEADALDPSTAAGRIAALAADPVRLGAMSAAAAGICDGRGCGRVVERVLALMHIREATRNRPFTLVPATAHDEEVTFALQSEPGARAESRDPRPPSRDGHARWFAQTLTSGRRRLFLMRAEGETVGSLRLDELDGGALEISILIAERHRGRGFGRMALRLIREALPARRLIAAVKATNIASHRAFLSAGFVMAAASGDENGFHRYEAPAGRIDNATSTEAQP; the protein is encoded by the coding sequence ATGGCCGTGGCGCACACCGTGCTGATCCGCTGCGACGCCTCGCCCGCCCTCGGCGGCGGGCACGCCATGCGCTGCCTCGCGCTGGCCGATGCATTCGCAGAGCACGGCGCGGCGTGCAGCTTCGCCACCAATCCGGAGGCGGCCGCGCTGGTGCCGGGGCTCGCGCGCCACCGCCACCACGTCATCGCCTGCGACGCGCCCGACGAGGCCGAAGCGCTGGCGAGGCTTCACCCCGGCGGCGTCGATCTGCTGGTGGTCGATCACTATCGCCGCGACGCGGCGTTCGAGCGCGCCTGCCGCCGCTTCGCCCGCGCGATCCTGGCGATCGACGATCTCGCCGACCGCCCGCACGATTGCGACTGGCTGGTCGATCCGACCCTGGGGCGCACCGAAGCCAGTTACCGGCCGCTGGTGCCGGCCACCGCGACCCTGCTGCTCGGACCCGATCATGCGCTGCTGCGCCCGGCCTTCGCCGCGGCGCGGGCGGCCTCGCTGGCGCGCCGCAACGACGCCACACCCGCCCGGCGCATCCTGCTGTCGTTCGGCGCCAGCGATCCCACTGGCACAGCGGCGCGCCTGCTGGATCCGCTGCTCGCCGCCCTGCCCGGCACAATGTTCGACGTCGTGGCGGGAGGGCACATTTCCGACGCCCTCGCCCGCGCCGCCGCCACCGCCCCGGAGCGCGTGCGGCTGATCGAGCGCATCGACGACATGGCATCGCTGATGGCGGAGGCCGATCTCGCGGTCGGCGCGGCCGGCGGCATGAGCTGGGAGCGCTGCGCTTTGGGCCTGCCGGCGGCGATGGTCATCACCGCCGACAACCAGCGCGCCATCGCGTCGGCCCTCGAGCAGGCCGGCGCCGTGCTGCTGCTGGGCGAGGCGGATGCGCTCGATCCGTCCACCGCGGCCGGGCGGATCGCCGCGCTCGCGGCGGATCCGGTGCGGCTCGGCGCGATGAGCGCGGCGGCCGCCGGCATTTGCGACGGCAGGGGCTGCGGGCGGGTGGTGGAGAGGGTGCTCGCGCTGATGCACATTCGCGAGGCCACCCGCAACCGCCCCTTCACCCTGGTGCCAGCGACCGCCCACGACGAAGAGGTGACCTTCGCGCTGCAGTCCGAGCCCGGCGCCCGCGCCGAGTCGCGCGATCCCCGGCCGCCGTCGCGCGATGGGCACGCCCGCTGGTTCGCCCAGACCCTGACCTCCGGCCGCCGACGGCTGTTCCTGATGCGCGCCGAGGGCGAGACGGTCGGCAGCCTTCGCCTCGATGAGCTCGACGGCGGCGCCTTGGAGATTTCGATCCTGATCGCCGAACGCCACCGCGGCCGCGGGTTTGGCCGGATGGCCCTGCGCCTCATCCGCGAGGCGCTTCCCGCCAGACGCCTCATCGCGGCGGTGAAGGCCACCAACATTGCCTCCCACCGCGCCTTTCTCTCTGCCGGTTTTGTCATGGCCGCAGCGTCCGGCGACGAGAACGGGTTTCACCGCTACGAGGCGCCGGCCGGACGCATCGACAATGCCACCAGCACGGAGGCGCAGCCATGA
- a CDS encoding polysaccharide pyruvyl transferase family protein: protein MKICLVSTYPEHKSRNVGDRLITVTTERLIRDVCGVDVGFTRVFCGSGWDDIKATVLAADFVLFACLSARRRMEAIYPSGLEIIRSGVPFGAIASGTSANMNATTISAATEFTDTSLAFLREFDRKAQFFTSRGVISQYLLRDAGCENVRFGGDVCFYDPRFDDRVFRPVERVRRIAVSDPHHSIRYRKSFAALCHGLRQLFPKAEIDLLMHSRNWVIEQLAADLSLPIRKLFVSPEGALDLYDDYDLHVGYRVHGHVSALKRRKPSYLLEQDGRGADYSLTLNRNISAPHYMKLKDRKPRYRFMANFLRNEPIEAIQKMLLILAADQSNGFAKFANLEEQLLGFSRANQRTIRDWWQAQSAAAGSCAAARAESMPR, encoded by the coding sequence ATGAAGATCTGTCTGGTTTCGACCTATCCGGAGCACAAGTCTAGAAACGTCGGCGACCGGCTGATCACCGTCACGACCGAGCGGCTGATCCGCGACGTCTGCGGCGTCGATGTCGGCTTCACGCGCGTCTTCTGCGGCTCCGGCTGGGACGACATCAAGGCCACCGTCCTCGCCGCCGATTTCGTGCTGTTCGCCTGCCTGTCGGCGCGCCGGCGGATGGAGGCGATCTATCCGTCCGGGCTCGAGATCATCCGCTCGGGCGTGCCGTTCGGCGCCATCGCGTCGGGCACCTCGGCCAACATGAACGCGACGACAATCTCCGCCGCCACCGAGTTCACCGACACCTCGCTCGCCTTCCTGCGCGAGTTCGACCGGAAGGCGCAGTTCTTCACCAGCCGCGGCGTGATCAGCCAATACCTGCTGCGCGATGCCGGCTGCGAGAACGTCCGGTTCGGCGGCGACGTCTGTTTCTACGATCCGCGCTTCGATGACCGCGTCTTCCGTCCGGTCGAGCGGGTCCGGCGGATCGCCGTGTCCGACCCGCACCATTCGATCCGCTACCGGAAATCGTTCGCGGCGCTCTGCCACGGCCTCCGGCAGCTGTTCCCCAAGGCGGAGATCGACCTCCTGATGCACTCCAGGAACTGGGTGATCGAGCAGCTCGCCGCCGACCTGTCGCTGCCGATCCGCAAGCTGTTCGTGTCGCCGGAGGGCGCGCTCGACCTCTATGACGACTACGACCTGCACGTCGGCTACCGCGTGCATGGCCACGTCTCGGCGCTCAAGCGCCGCAAGCCCTCCTATCTGCTGGAGCAGGACGGGCGCGGCGCCGACTACAGCCTGACCCTCAACCGCAACATCTCCGCCCCGCACTACATGAAGCTGAAGGACCGCAAGCCGCGCTACCGCTTCATGGCCAACTTCCTGCGCAACGAGCCGATCGAGGCCATCCAGAAGATGCTGCTGATCCTGGCCGCCGACCAGTCGAACGGCTTCGCCAAGTTCGCCAATCTGGAGGAGCAGCTCTTGGGCTTCAGCCGCGCCAACCAGCGCACCATTCGCGACTGGTGGCAGGCGCAGTCCGCTGCCGCAGGCAGCTGCGCGGCAGCGCGCGCGGAGAGCATGCCGCGATGA
- the pseC gene encoding UDP-4-amino-4,6-dideoxy-N-acetyl-beta-L-altrosamine transaminase, which translates to MGDAMPDFLPYGRQTIEADDVAAVAAALTDDYLTTGPRVEAYEAAFAQAAGAAHAVASNSGTAALHLPLLALGLGPGEAVVVPSITFVATANVVRMTGAEVVFADVDPMTGLMTPDTLRAALAETPPAGTRIVGAMPVHLNGQLCDMAGLGALAAERGLWLVEDACHAIGAAAAGACRHSRAAAFSTHPVKGITTGEGGVTTTADPALADHMRRLRSHGLVREPASFMRPDMAFEDGQTQPWYYELPEIGWNYRIPDVLCALGLSQLAKLPRLHARRAHLAGLYARLVAPLAPGIALVPRGERPDGWHLLVALIDFARFGTTRAQVMAALRREAIGTQVHYIPVHEQPYYRDRYGPRRLAGADAYYARCLSLPFFPQMTDDDVARVAAALKRSVGA; encoded by the coding sequence ATGGGTGACGCGATGCCGGATTTCCTGCCCTATGGCCGCCAGACCATCGAGGCCGACGACGTCGCCGCCGTCGCCGCGGCGCTGACGGACGACTATCTGACCACCGGACCGCGGGTCGAGGCCTATGAGGCGGCCTTCGCCCAGGCGGCCGGCGCCGCCCATGCCGTCGCCTCCAACAGCGGCACCGCGGCGCTGCACCTGCCGCTGCTGGCGCTCGGCCTCGGGCCGGGCGAGGCCGTGGTGGTGCCCAGCATCACCTTCGTCGCCACCGCCAATGTGGTGCGCATGACCGGCGCCGAGGTGGTGTTCGCCGATGTCGACCCCATGACCGGCCTGATGACGCCGGACACGCTGCGCGCCGCGCTGGCCGAGACGCCGCCCGCCGGCACGCGCATCGTTGGCGCCATGCCGGTCCATCTCAACGGCCAGCTCTGCGACATGGCGGGGCTCGGCGCGCTCGCCGCCGAACGTGGCCTGTGGCTGGTGGAGGACGCCTGCCACGCCATCGGCGCGGCCGCCGCCGGCGCCTGCCGCCACAGCCGGGCCGCCGCCTTCTCCACCCACCCGGTGAAGGGCATCACCACCGGCGAGGGCGGCGTCACCACCACCGCCGATCCCGCGCTCGCCGACCATATGCGCCGGCTGCGCTCGCACGGGCTGGTGCGCGAGCCGGCATCCTTCATGCGGCCCGACATGGCGTTCGAGGACGGGCAGACGCAGCCCTGGTACTACGAGCTGCCGGAGATCGGCTGGAACTACCGCATTCCGGACGTGCTGTGCGCGCTGGGCTTGAGCCAGCTTGCCAAGCTGCCGCGCCTGCACGCCCGCCGCGCCCACCTCGCCGGGCTCTATGCGCGCCTCGTGGCGCCGCTGGCCCCCGGCATCGCGCTGGTGCCGCGCGGCGAGCGGCCGGACGGCTGGCATCTTCTCGTCGCGCTGATCGATTTTGCGCGCTTCGGCACCACCCGGGCGCAGGTGATGGCGGCGCTGCGGCGCGAGGCGATCGGCACGCAGGTCCACTACATCCCGGTGCACGAGCAGCCCTATTACCGCGACCGCTACGGCCCCCGCCGGCTTGCGGGCGCGGACGCCTATTATGCGCGCTGCCTGTCGCTGCCGTTCTTCCCGCAGATGACGGACGACGACGTCGCCCGCGTCGCCGCGGCGCTCAAACGGAGCGTCGGCGCATGA
- a CDS encoding cytidylyltransferase domain-containing protein, producing MTTAIIVQARMTSTRLPGKVMMDLAGKPALSHVLERCRAVVGADIVVCAVPDAPESALIVETARALGCAAVAGDETDVLGRYLAAARAVSADVVMRVTSDCPLIDPAICADVLALRARTGADYAANNLTRTFPHGLDCEAFTTEALARADRATAEPFDREHVTPWLRRTLNGVNLAAADPSHVSERWTLDHPEDLAFLRAVFARLPTDRIATTADVLAVLAAEPSLRDINAMHRQY from the coding sequence ATGACCACCGCCATCATCGTCCAGGCGCGCATGACCTCGACCCGGCTGCCCGGCAAGGTGATGATGGACCTCGCCGGCAAGCCGGCGCTTTCCCACGTGCTGGAGCGCTGCCGTGCGGTCGTCGGCGCCGACATCGTGGTGTGCGCGGTGCCCGACGCGCCCGAGAGCGCGCTGATCGTCGAGACGGCCCGCGCGCTGGGCTGCGCCGCCGTGGCCGGCGACGAGACCGACGTGCTCGGCCGCTATCTCGCCGCCGCCCGCGCCGTTTCCGCCGACGTGGTGATGCGGGTGACCTCCGACTGCCCGCTGATCGACCCCGCGATCTGCGCCGACGTTCTGGCGCTGCGCGCCCGCACCGGCGCCGACTACGCCGCCAACAATCTCACCCGGACCTTTCCGCACGGGCTCGACTGCGAGGCCTTCACCACCGAGGCGCTGGCGCGGGCCGACCGCGCGACAGCCGAGCCGTTCGATCGCGAGCACGTCACGCCCTGGCTGCGCCGCACGCTCAACGGCGTCAACCTCGCCGCGGCCGATCCGTCGCACGTCTCCGAACGCTGGACGCTCGACCATCCCGAGGATCTGGCATTCCTGCGCGCGGTGTTCGCCCGGCTTCCCACGGACCGCATCGCCACGACCGCCGATGTGCTGGCCGTACTCGCCGCCGAGCCGTCCTTGCGCGACATCAACGCCATGCACCGGCAATATTGA